The following coding sequences lie in one Mercenaria mercenaria strain notata chromosome 5, MADL_Memer_1, whole genome shotgun sequence genomic window:
- the LOC128545947 gene encoding uncharacterized protein LOC128545947 codes for MSKHKPAVSGSQSLPLTLLTLPDSSDTTVTLCESETEGLIFTPSLTVSEAVSESLQLTPLTPVNVTPFTDFQPSLNHSESVHSLELDTADSDTSTQSPSPHPELERCFSPDLFSDEEHKEHSTDTDSDSSTLPSSPTFTLKRSLWRNKVPYFPDWFNIVHDEDDAVYTYHQLQNDVEQADLVILV; via the exons ATGTCTAAGCATAAACCAGCGGTGTCAGGCTCCCAGAGTTTACCGTTGACGCTTTTAACATTGCCTGATAGTAGTGACACTACTGTTACTCTTTGTGAATCAGAGACAGAGGGCTTAATTTTCACACCGTCATTGACTGTGTCTGAGGCTGTGTCTGAGAGCTTGCAACTCACACCACTGACTCCAGTAAATGTTACACCATTTACA gaTTTTCAGCCATCATTGAATCACTCTGAGTCTGTACACTCACTTGAACTTGATACTGCTGACAGTGATACAAGTACCCAGTCA CCAAGTCCTCACCCTGAATTGGAGCGGTGTTTTTCTCCAGATCTCTTTTCTGACGAGGAACATAAGGAGCATTCCACTGACACAGACAGTGATTCATCCACATTACCA TCCAGTCCCACATTTACCCTTAAGAGAAGTTTGTGGAGAAATAAA GTGCCTTACTTCCCTGATTGGTTCAATATTGTACACGATGAAGATGATGCTGTTTACACCTATCACCAACTGCAGAATGATGTTGAACAAGCAGACCTTGTGATTCTTgtataa